In Nicotiana tabacum cultivar K326 chromosome 17, ASM71507v2, whole genome shotgun sequence, one DNA window encodes the following:
- the LOC107786453 gene encoding putative late blight resistance protein homolog R1B-23 isoform X2 produces the protein MERGKQIDREREKGELANFEGYQVSYDQADSILMEPWGGNTGESKWNYKLKSPIKEILIAHGDIIDSIMFRTVTEQGTTIDSTKFGGDGGRIDKVVIEATSLEYLKGIKGTFGYYYGHSVIKSLCFITNAKNYGPFGCEAGGIPFSLVMKEGVAIVGFHGRSRLYLNAIGVYLQKLAPPTSAKEPMVEDIEIRDVSFSTLRKDTLNVLDFIESLKNEEIQKAVDVDLTEKLILELDFLLLNLHHLSKQTSPFMTEYEILQNVCGNIRDFHERIVNGCVGHEIVKYVLPQFQLMAERVGRFLWPNQIGGHSRLFKLEHLFFEIIPTQLEVMHICFTNLKASASAEVGHFIKQLLETSPDILREYLIHLQEHMINVITASTPGARNIHIMIEFLLIILTDVPKDFIHNGKLFEFLARVGALTRDVSVIARDLEEKSKKGESTNETNSATLDLLENIELLKRELKYVYLKAPDSSQLCFPRIDGPLFMHLLLRHLNDLLNSNAYLVALIKEEIRLVKEDLEFIKSFFGIVEQELYKDLWARVLDEAYETKDVIDSIIVRENGLLHLTFSLPFAIEKINLIKEWVSNLFEKIPKNMGVIVVNSPNKPVERKSSIAGKIIVGFKEETYLIIRKLTSGPKALDVISITSMPGSGKTTLAYKVYNDKSVFGHFDIRAWCTVDQKYDEMELLKKLFNQVTGSTLKFSENIDVADELRKYLFGKRYLIVLDDLWDTAAWDELTRPFPEGEKGSRIILTTREKKVAMHAQRHSDPLDLRLLKLEESWELLEKKVFGKESCPDELLDVGKEIVQNCKGLPLVVDLIAGVIAGKEKKRSVWLEVRNNLNSFIFQKEEEDVMKVIALSYDLLPDPLKLCLLYFASYEKDRAIPVEVLKRFWRAEGFAEHTEMNSVEEVMDVYLDNLISSSLVISFNEIGKIRTCQIHDLVHDFCLIKTREEKLFDELSSSAPSSSSSDLMPRQMNIRYSEGHKNFILFDSKNKRHSGYKHLYSLRITGHKFGDNSLYDICHLRHLRLLRVLQLDRFCITVNDSLLNEICTLVHLRYLDISTEVKSLPSSFSNLWNLETLWVCKYGPPMVLLPTIWNLVKLRVLGIDNCSFFDLDKNEPILIAEYSKSENLGLIQGLKLSYSKDTEDIFKRFPNLQELQFDLKESWDCSTGRYWFPKLDFLNELQSLKVTFERGRFAPSVAENRPLWDFYFPSSLKDLWLRQFPLTSGSLSTIAKLPKLEYLYLEDTIIEGEEWNMGKEDTFQNLKYLTLQRVTLAKWEVREESFPALEKLRLRDCRKLEEIPPSVGDICSLKSIELRRSPQLEESALKIKQYIEDMTRDIQVLVYN, from the exons ATGGAAAGAGGAAAACAAATTGacagagaaagagagaaaggGGAATTAGCAAACTTTGAG GGATATCAAGTGAGTTACGATCAAGCGGACTCAATATTGATGGAGCCATGGGGAGGCAATACTGGTGAATCAAAATGGAATTACAAGTTGAAAAGTCCCATTAAAGAAATATTGATTGCTCATGGAGATATTATAGATTCCATCATGTTCAGAACCGTTACTGAACAAGGTACTACCATAGACTCAACAAAGTTTGGTGGGGATGGAGGTCGAATAGACAAG GTTGTTATCGAGGCAACTTCATTGGAATATTTAAAAGGCATCAAGGGGACATTTGGATATTATTATGGCCATTCGGTTATAAAATCTCTATGTTTTATAACTAATGCAAAGAATTATGGACCATTTGGGTGTGAGGCTGGTGGAATCCCATTTTCACTTGTGATGAAAGAAGGTGTAGCTATTGTGGGATTTCACGGGCGTTCGAGGTTGTACCTTAATGCTATTGGTGTTTATTTGCAGAAACTTGCTCCTCCCACTTCAGCAAAGGAACCTATGGTTGAAGACATTGAAATTCGTGAC GTGTCATTTTCTACACTTCGCAAGGACACCCTCAATGTTCTGGATTTCATAGAGAGCTTAAAGAATGAAGAAATTCAAAAAGCTGTTGACGTGGATCTAACTGAAAAGCTGATATTGGAGCTGGACTTCCTCCTTCTGAATCTCCATCATCTTTCCAAACAAACTTCTCCATTCATGACAGAATATGAGATTCTTCAGAATGTATGTGGCAACATAAGAGATTTCCACGAGAGGATAGTGAATGGTTGCGTTGGGCATGAGATTGTTAAATATGTCTTACCTCAGTTTCAACTAATGGCTGAGAGAGTAGGACGCTTCCTATGGCCTAATCAAATTGGTGGGCACTCTCGACTCTTCAAGCTAGAACATCTATTCTTTGAGATTATTCCAACTCAGTTGGAGGTTATGCACATATGTTTTACAAATTTGAAAGCTTCAGCATCAGCAGAAGTTGGACACTTTATTAAGCAGCTCCTAGAAACCTCTCCGGACATTCTTAGAGAATATTTGATCCATCTACAAGAGCACATGATAAATGTTATTACCGCTAGCACTCCAGGGGCTCGAAACATTCATATCATGATAGAGTTCCTATTAATCATTCTCACTGATGTGCCTAAGGACTTTATTCATAATGGCAAGTTGTTTGAATTCCTAGCACGTGTTGGAGCACTCACCAGGGATGTATCAGTTATTGCTCGCGACTTAGAAGAGAAATCAAAGAAAGGAGAGAGTACCAATGAAACAAACAGTGCAACTCTAGACTTGCTCGAAAATATTGAACTCCTGAAGAGAGAACTCAAATATGTTTACCTGAAAGCCCCGGACTCATCTCAACTCTGCTTTCCCAGGATTGATGGACCCCTGTTCATGCATCTTCTACTTAGACACTTAAATGATTTGCTCAATTCCAATGCTTATTTAGTTGCTTTgataaaggaagaaatcaggctgGTGAAAGAAGATCTAGAATTCATAAAATCTTTCTTCGGGATTGTTGAGCAAGAATTGTATAAAGATCTCTGGGCACGTGTTTTAGACGAGGCATACGAGACAAAAGATGTCATTGATTCAATTATTGTAAGAGAAAATGGTCTCTTACATCTTACTTTCTCACTTCCCTTTGCCATAGAAAAGATCAATCTTATCAAAGAATGGGTCTCAAATTTATTTGAGAAGATTCCCAAGAACATGGGCGTCATTGTTGTGAACTCTCCCAACAAGCCAGTTGAGCGCAAGTCATCAATAGCTGGTAAAATAATCGTAGGTTTTAAAGAGGAGACATACTTAATAATTAGGAAGCTCACCAGTGGACCAAAAGCGCTAGATGTCATTTCGATCACTAGTATGCCCGGTTCGGGTAAAACTACTTTGGCGTACAAAGTGTATAATGATAAGTcagtttttggtcattttgacaTCCGTGCATGGTGTACAGTCGATCAAAAGTATGACGAGATGGAGTTGCTGAAAAAACTATTTAATCAAGTTACTGGCTCAACTTTGAAATTCAGTGAGAATATTGATGTTGCTGATGAGCTACGAAAATATCTATTTGGAAAGAGGTACCTTATAGTCTTGGATGATTTGTGGGACACTGCAGCATGGGATGAGTTGACAAGACCTTTTCCTGAAGGTGAGAAAGGAAGTAGAATTATTTTGACGACTCGAGAAAAGAAAGTGGCTATGCATGCACAACGCCACAGTGATCCTCTTGACCTTCGATTGCTAAAACTGGAAGAAAGTTGGGAGTTATTAGAGAAAAAGGTCTTTGGAAAAGAAAGTTGCCCTGATGAACTACTGGATGTTGGAAAAGAGATAGTCCAAAACTGTAAAGGGCTTCCTTTGGTGGTTGATTTGATTGCTGGAGTCATTGCggggaaggaaaagaaaaggagtgTGTGGCTTGAAGTTCGAAATAATTTGAATTCCTTCATTTTCCAGAAAGAAGAGGAAGACGTGATGAAGGTTATAGCATTAAGTTATGACCTTTTACCTGATCCCTTAAAGTTGTGCTTACTTTACTTTGCAAGTTATGAGAAGGACAGAGCAATTCCAGTAGAAGTTTTGAAAAGATTCTGGCGTGCCGAAGGATTTGCGGAACACACAGAGATGAACAGTGTGGAAGAAGTGATGGATGTTTATTTGGATAATTTAATTTCCAGTAGCTTGGTAATTTCTTTCAATGAGATAGGTAAAATCCGGACTTGCCAAATTCATGATCTTGTGCATGACTTTTGTTTGATAAAAACAAGAGAGGAAAAGTTGTTTGACGAGTTAAGTTCAAGTGctccatcatcatcttcttcggaTCTGATGCCACGTCAAATGAACATTAGATATAGTGAGGGGCATAAAAATTTTATCCTGTTcgattcaaaaaataaaagacattCTGGTTATAAACACCTCTATTCTTTGAGGATAACTGGACACAAGTTTGGTGACAATAGTCTTTATGATATATGTCACCTAAGACACTTGAGGCTTCTTAGAGTGTTGCAACTGGATAGGTTTTGTATCACGGTGAATGATTCTTTGCTGAATGAAATATGCACATTGGTTCATTTGAGGTACTTAGACATTTCGACAGAAGTTAAATCTCTTCCTTCGTCTTTTTCAAATCTTTGGAATCTGGAAACTCTATGGGTATGTAAATATGGACCACCCATGGTACTATTGCCAACAATTTGGaatcttgtaaagttgcgagtaCTTGGCATAGATAATTGTTCTTTCTTCGATTTGGATAAGAATGAGCCAATACTGATTGCAGAGTACTCAAAGTCAGAGAACTTGGGATTAATACAGGGACTCAAACTTTCCTATTCAAAAGACACAGAGGATATTTTCAAAAGGTTTCCCAATCTTCAAGAGCTTCAATTTGATCTCAAGGAATCATGGGATTGTTCAACAGGGCGATATTGGTTCCCGAAATTGGACTTCCTAAATGAACTACAATCTCTCAAAGTAACTTTTGAAAGAGGCCGATTTGCCCCCTCTGTAGCGGAAAATCGGCCATTGTGGGATTTTTATTTCCCTTCGAGTTTGAAAGATCTGTGGTTGCGCCAGTTTCCTTTGACATCCGGTTCACTATCAACAATAGCGAAACTGCCCAAGCTTGAATATCTGTACCTTGAAGACACAATCATCGAGGGGGAAGAATGGAACATGGGGAAGGAAGACACCTTCCAGAATCTCAAATATTTGACGTTGCAGCGAGTGACTCTTGCTAAGTGGGAGGTTAGAGAGGAATCCTTTCCTGCGCTTGAGAAATTACGACTGCGGGACTGTCGTAAGCTTGAGGAGATTCCACCTAGTGTTGGGGATATTTGTTCATTAAAAAGTATCGAACTGCGGAGGAGCCCTCAACTTGAAGAATCTGCTCTGAAGATTAAGCAATATATTGAAGATATGACGAGGGATATCCAGGTCCTTGTTTATAActga
- the LOC107786453 gene encoding putative late blight resistance protein homolog R1B-23 isoform X1 → MERGKETEGEREKRKAIRLSKRETLFNYCGGFLEAAFYRKLQLCSTTQIMERGKQIDREREKGELANFEGYQVSYDQADSILMEPWGGNTGESKWNYKLKSPIKEILIAHGDIIDSIMFRTVTEQGTTIDSTKFGGDGGRIDKVVIEATSLEYLKGIKGTFGYYYGHSVIKSLCFITNAKNYGPFGCEAGGIPFSLVMKEGVAIVGFHGRSRLYLNAIGVYLQKLAPPTSAKEPMVEDIEIRDVSFSTLRKDTLNVLDFIESLKNEEIQKAVDVDLTEKLILELDFLLLNLHHLSKQTSPFMTEYEILQNVCGNIRDFHERIVNGCVGHEIVKYVLPQFQLMAERVGRFLWPNQIGGHSRLFKLEHLFFEIIPTQLEVMHICFTNLKASASAEVGHFIKQLLETSPDILREYLIHLQEHMINVITASTPGARNIHIMIEFLLIILTDVPKDFIHNGKLFEFLARVGALTRDVSVIARDLEEKSKKGESTNETNSATLDLLENIELLKRELKYVYLKAPDSSQLCFPRIDGPLFMHLLLRHLNDLLNSNAYLVALIKEEIRLVKEDLEFIKSFFGIVEQELYKDLWARVLDEAYETKDVIDSIIVRENGLLHLTFSLPFAIEKINLIKEWVSNLFEKIPKNMGVIVVNSPNKPVERKSSIAGKIIVGFKEETYLIIRKLTSGPKALDVISITSMPGSGKTTLAYKVYNDKSVFGHFDIRAWCTVDQKYDEMELLKKLFNQVTGSTLKFSENIDVADELRKYLFGKRYLIVLDDLWDTAAWDELTRPFPEGEKGSRIILTTREKKVAMHAQRHSDPLDLRLLKLEESWELLEKKVFGKESCPDELLDVGKEIVQNCKGLPLVVDLIAGVIAGKEKKRSVWLEVRNNLNSFIFQKEEEDVMKVIALSYDLLPDPLKLCLLYFASYEKDRAIPVEVLKRFWRAEGFAEHTEMNSVEEVMDVYLDNLISSSLVISFNEIGKIRTCQIHDLVHDFCLIKTREEKLFDELSSSAPSSSSSDLMPRQMNIRYSEGHKNFILFDSKNKRHSGYKHLYSLRITGHKFGDNSLYDICHLRHLRLLRVLQLDRFCITVNDSLLNEICTLVHLRYLDISTEVKSLPSSFSNLWNLETLWVCKYGPPMVLLPTIWNLVKLRVLGIDNCSFFDLDKNEPILIAEYSKSENLGLIQGLKLSYSKDTEDIFKRFPNLQELQFDLKESWDCSTGRYWFPKLDFLNELQSLKVTFERGRFAPSVAENRPLWDFYFPSSLKDLWLRQFPLTSGSLSTIAKLPKLEYLYLEDTIIEGEEWNMGKEDTFQNLKYLTLQRVTLAKWEVREESFPALEKLRLRDCRKLEEIPPSVGDICSLKSIELRRSPQLEESALKIKQYIEDMTRDIQVLVYN, encoded by the exons ATCATGGAAAGAGGAAAACAAATTGacagagaaagagagaaaggGGAATTAGCAAACTTTGAG GGATATCAAGTGAGTTACGATCAAGCGGACTCAATATTGATGGAGCCATGGGGAGGCAATACTGGTGAATCAAAATGGAATTACAAGTTGAAAAGTCCCATTAAAGAAATATTGATTGCTCATGGAGATATTATAGATTCCATCATGTTCAGAACCGTTACTGAACAAGGTACTACCATAGACTCAACAAAGTTTGGTGGGGATGGAGGTCGAATAGACAAG GTTGTTATCGAGGCAACTTCATTGGAATATTTAAAAGGCATCAAGGGGACATTTGGATATTATTATGGCCATTCGGTTATAAAATCTCTATGTTTTATAACTAATGCAAAGAATTATGGACCATTTGGGTGTGAGGCTGGTGGAATCCCATTTTCACTTGTGATGAAAGAAGGTGTAGCTATTGTGGGATTTCACGGGCGTTCGAGGTTGTACCTTAATGCTATTGGTGTTTATTTGCAGAAACTTGCTCCTCCCACTTCAGCAAAGGAACCTATGGTTGAAGACATTGAAATTCGTGAC GTGTCATTTTCTACACTTCGCAAGGACACCCTCAATGTTCTGGATTTCATAGAGAGCTTAAAGAATGAAGAAATTCAAAAAGCTGTTGACGTGGATCTAACTGAAAAGCTGATATTGGAGCTGGACTTCCTCCTTCTGAATCTCCATCATCTTTCCAAACAAACTTCTCCATTCATGACAGAATATGAGATTCTTCAGAATGTATGTGGCAACATAAGAGATTTCCACGAGAGGATAGTGAATGGTTGCGTTGGGCATGAGATTGTTAAATATGTCTTACCTCAGTTTCAACTAATGGCTGAGAGAGTAGGACGCTTCCTATGGCCTAATCAAATTGGTGGGCACTCTCGACTCTTCAAGCTAGAACATCTATTCTTTGAGATTATTCCAACTCAGTTGGAGGTTATGCACATATGTTTTACAAATTTGAAAGCTTCAGCATCAGCAGAAGTTGGACACTTTATTAAGCAGCTCCTAGAAACCTCTCCGGACATTCTTAGAGAATATTTGATCCATCTACAAGAGCACATGATAAATGTTATTACCGCTAGCACTCCAGGGGCTCGAAACATTCATATCATGATAGAGTTCCTATTAATCATTCTCACTGATGTGCCTAAGGACTTTATTCATAATGGCAAGTTGTTTGAATTCCTAGCACGTGTTGGAGCACTCACCAGGGATGTATCAGTTATTGCTCGCGACTTAGAAGAGAAATCAAAGAAAGGAGAGAGTACCAATGAAACAAACAGTGCAACTCTAGACTTGCTCGAAAATATTGAACTCCTGAAGAGAGAACTCAAATATGTTTACCTGAAAGCCCCGGACTCATCTCAACTCTGCTTTCCCAGGATTGATGGACCCCTGTTCATGCATCTTCTACTTAGACACTTAAATGATTTGCTCAATTCCAATGCTTATTTAGTTGCTTTgataaaggaagaaatcaggctgGTGAAAGAAGATCTAGAATTCATAAAATCTTTCTTCGGGATTGTTGAGCAAGAATTGTATAAAGATCTCTGGGCACGTGTTTTAGACGAGGCATACGAGACAAAAGATGTCATTGATTCAATTATTGTAAGAGAAAATGGTCTCTTACATCTTACTTTCTCACTTCCCTTTGCCATAGAAAAGATCAATCTTATCAAAGAATGGGTCTCAAATTTATTTGAGAAGATTCCCAAGAACATGGGCGTCATTGTTGTGAACTCTCCCAACAAGCCAGTTGAGCGCAAGTCATCAATAGCTGGTAAAATAATCGTAGGTTTTAAAGAGGAGACATACTTAATAATTAGGAAGCTCACCAGTGGACCAAAAGCGCTAGATGTCATTTCGATCACTAGTATGCCCGGTTCGGGTAAAACTACTTTGGCGTACAAAGTGTATAATGATAAGTcagtttttggtcattttgacaTCCGTGCATGGTGTACAGTCGATCAAAAGTATGACGAGATGGAGTTGCTGAAAAAACTATTTAATCAAGTTACTGGCTCAACTTTGAAATTCAGTGAGAATATTGATGTTGCTGATGAGCTACGAAAATATCTATTTGGAAAGAGGTACCTTATAGTCTTGGATGATTTGTGGGACACTGCAGCATGGGATGAGTTGACAAGACCTTTTCCTGAAGGTGAGAAAGGAAGTAGAATTATTTTGACGACTCGAGAAAAGAAAGTGGCTATGCATGCACAACGCCACAGTGATCCTCTTGACCTTCGATTGCTAAAACTGGAAGAAAGTTGGGAGTTATTAGAGAAAAAGGTCTTTGGAAAAGAAAGTTGCCCTGATGAACTACTGGATGTTGGAAAAGAGATAGTCCAAAACTGTAAAGGGCTTCCTTTGGTGGTTGATTTGATTGCTGGAGTCATTGCggggaaggaaaagaaaaggagtgTGTGGCTTGAAGTTCGAAATAATTTGAATTCCTTCATTTTCCAGAAAGAAGAGGAAGACGTGATGAAGGTTATAGCATTAAGTTATGACCTTTTACCTGATCCCTTAAAGTTGTGCTTACTTTACTTTGCAAGTTATGAGAAGGACAGAGCAATTCCAGTAGAAGTTTTGAAAAGATTCTGGCGTGCCGAAGGATTTGCGGAACACACAGAGATGAACAGTGTGGAAGAAGTGATGGATGTTTATTTGGATAATTTAATTTCCAGTAGCTTGGTAATTTCTTTCAATGAGATAGGTAAAATCCGGACTTGCCAAATTCATGATCTTGTGCATGACTTTTGTTTGATAAAAACAAGAGAGGAAAAGTTGTTTGACGAGTTAAGTTCAAGTGctccatcatcatcttcttcggaTCTGATGCCACGTCAAATGAACATTAGATATAGTGAGGGGCATAAAAATTTTATCCTGTTcgattcaaaaaataaaagacattCTGGTTATAAACACCTCTATTCTTTGAGGATAACTGGACACAAGTTTGGTGACAATAGTCTTTATGATATATGTCACCTAAGACACTTGAGGCTTCTTAGAGTGTTGCAACTGGATAGGTTTTGTATCACGGTGAATGATTCTTTGCTGAATGAAATATGCACATTGGTTCATTTGAGGTACTTAGACATTTCGACAGAAGTTAAATCTCTTCCTTCGTCTTTTTCAAATCTTTGGAATCTGGAAACTCTATGGGTATGTAAATATGGACCACCCATGGTACTATTGCCAACAATTTGGaatcttgtaaagttgcgagtaCTTGGCATAGATAATTGTTCTTTCTTCGATTTGGATAAGAATGAGCCAATACTGATTGCAGAGTACTCAAAGTCAGAGAACTTGGGATTAATACAGGGACTCAAACTTTCCTATTCAAAAGACACAGAGGATATTTTCAAAAGGTTTCCCAATCTTCAAGAGCTTCAATTTGATCTCAAGGAATCATGGGATTGTTCAACAGGGCGATATTGGTTCCCGAAATTGGACTTCCTAAATGAACTACAATCTCTCAAAGTAACTTTTGAAAGAGGCCGATTTGCCCCCTCTGTAGCGGAAAATCGGCCATTGTGGGATTTTTATTTCCCTTCGAGTTTGAAAGATCTGTGGTTGCGCCAGTTTCCTTTGACATCCGGTTCACTATCAACAATAGCGAAACTGCCCAAGCTTGAATATCTGTACCTTGAAGACACAATCATCGAGGGGGAAGAATGGAACATGGGGAAGGAAGACACCTTCCAGAATCTCAAATATTTGACGTTGCAGCGAGTGACTCTTGCTAAGTGGGAGGTTAGAGAGGAATCCTTTCCTGCGCTTGAGAAATTACGACTGCGGGACTGTCGTAAGCTTGAGGAGATTCCACCTAGTGTTGGGGATATTTGTTCATTAAAAAGTATCGAACTGCGGAGGAGCCCTCAACTTGAAGAATCTGCTCTGAAGATTAAGCAATATATTGAAGATATGACGAGGGATATCCAGGTCCTTGTTTATAActga